A window from uncultured Desulfobacter sp. encodes these proteins:
- a CDS encoding carbonic anhydrase, with translation MMKKVLKSVMAVSLFLTLTSAPVLASGHKAAKPSPDEAIAMLKAGNERFVAGKSTQPHTDAARLALAGKEDQGDHAYATVITCSDSRVPVEILFDAGIMDIFVIRVAGNVLDVDEIGSVEYGLAHVNTPVFVVLGHTQCGAVTAVTKAVQGHGHPLERNIPPLVDNIIPAVEKAIAENPEAHGTDVIPYAIEENIWQGIEDLFMASPSSRQLVNEGKAKVVGAIYDVSNGKIDWLPEAKTTEILKKVEANPQRAMEAMAE, from the coding sequence ATGATGAAAAAAGTTTTGAAATCGGTAATGGCTGTTAGCTTATTTTTGACGCTCACCAGTGCCCCAGTTCTTGCCAGCGGCCACAAAGCAGCCAAACCAAGTCCAGATGAAGCAATCGCCATGCTCAAAGCAGGTAACGAACGTTTTGTAGCTGGTAAATCAACGCAACCGCATACGGATGCGGCCCGTCTTGCACTTGCCGGCAAAGAAGACCAGGGGGATCACGCCTATGCAACCGTAATCACCTGCTCTGACTCCAGAGTGCCCGTTGAAATTCTATTTGATGCCGGTATTATGGATATTTTTGTCATTAGAGTGGCCGGCAATGTTCTGGATGTTGATGAGATCGGATCTGTTGAATATGGCCTTGCCCATGTAAACACCCCGGTATTTGTCGTGCTTGGGCATACCCAATGCGGCGCTGTTACCGCAGTCACAAAAGCGGTACAGGGTCACGGCCACCCATTGGAAAGAAATATTCCGCCGCTGGTTGACAACATCATCCCCGCCGTGGAAAAGGCCATCGCAGAGAATCCGGAAGCCCATGGCACCGATGTCATCCCCTATGCCATTGAAGAAAATATCTGGCAGGGCATTGAGGATCTGTTCATGGCAAGTCCTTCTTCCCGCCAGCTTGTGAACGAAGGGAAAGCCAAAGTTGTCGGCGCCATCTATGACGTATCAAACGGTAAAATAGACTGGTTGCCCGAAGCAAAAACCACTGAAATCCTGAAAAAAGTTGAAGCGAATCCCCAAAGAGCCATGGAAGCCATGGCAGAATAG
- a CDS encoding MBL fold metallo-hydrolase → MQKTLKNSDFCLCPLASGSKGNAVFVSTPDTAVLVDAGLSGIEIQRRLAAVGRTPEELKAIIITHEHTDHVKGAGVLSRRFNIPVYITADTYKACKGLGKIDLLNFFECGAAFDIGSLAVNPFAVSHDACDPAGLTLQHQGKKIGIATDLGVVTNLVRTHLSCVNALYIEANHDPEMLMAGPYPWYLKQRIQSRKGHLSNQNARDLVAELSHKDLAHVVLAHLSEENNCPEKASTEMAKTLDLLSTVLHVAGPEHPGEMIRL, encoded by the coding sequence ATGCAGAAGACGCTGAAAAATAGCGATTTCTGCCTGTGTCCCCTTGCCAGCGGCAGCAAGGGGAATGCCGTATTCGTATCCACACCGGATACTGCCGTGCTTGTTGATGCCGGGCTTTCAGGCATAGAGATCCAGCGTCGGCTGGCTGCCGTCGGCCGGACGCCGGAAGAACTGAAAGCCATCATCATCACCCACGAACACACCGATCACGTCAAAGGGGCAGGGGTATTGAGCCGCAGGTTCAATATCCCTGTCTATATAACCGCTGACACATATAAAGCCTGCAAGGGTTTAGGTAAAATTGACCTGCTCAATTTTTTTGAGTGCGGCGCAGCCTTTGATATCGGTTCCCTTGCTGTCAATCCATTTGCCGTCAGCCACGATGCCTGTGATCCTGCGGGCCTTACCTTGCAACACCAGGGAAAAAAGATAGGCATTGCCACGGACCTCGGGGTTGTCACAAATCTTGTGCGAACCCATCTCAGCTGTGTCAATGCCTTGTATATTGAGGCCAATCATGATCCTGAAATGCTCATGGCAGGGCCCTATCCCTGGTATTTAAAGCAGCGGATTCAGTCTCGAAAAGGGCATCTATCCAATCAGAATGCCAGGGACCTGGTGGCGGAACTGTCTCACAAGGATCTTGCGCATGTGGTACTTGCCCATCTAAGTGAAGAGAACAATTGCCCTGAAAAAGCATCCACAGAGATGGCGAAAACCCTTGATCTCCTGTCCACGGTTCTTCATGTCGCCGGCCCCGAGCACCCCGGTGAAATGATCCGCCTATAG